A genomic segment from Malus domestica chromosome 05, GDT2T_hap1 encodes:
- the LOC139196458 gene encoding uncharacterized protein has product MDNENILNATQEPKGRRRKWEAFEEEVLLGVLEDFVARKQRCDTGAFKQGTLVEIAKAVNVLCPHSNIKANPHIESKLKKWKKTYSMVVDMINTSGFAWNDVKKCVEVDSDDAWQTYVQRNKEADGWRSKPFPLFDRFAYIFGKDRATGNVAETPAQMVEEQSHDHVGESDIGGDNFVSSMNQQSQQSTPSENSQRKRKRAVGSSSDGTEAIISGLKDFYVESGKMMQMVTEALVQGTADHTDIANELEAMGLSPMDQIDALSLILDKPKNVGVFRAIKPELKKVFVQRLLRDNASG; this is encoded by the exons atggataacgaaaatattttgaatgctactcaagagccaaaaggaagaaggcgtaaatgggaagcatttgaggaagaagtattactaggagttcttgaggattttgttgctcggaagcaacggtgtgacaccggtgctttcaaacaaggtactttggttgaaatagcaaaagctgtcaatgttttatgtcctcattcaaatataaaggcaaatccacatattgagtccaagttgaagaaatggaaaaaaacatatagtatggtcgttgacatgataaacacaagtggatttgcatggaatgatgtcaaaaagtgcgttgaagttgacagtgatgacgcatggcaaacttatgtgcag agaaataaagaagccgatggatggagaagcaaaccttttccactgtttgatagatttgcatatatatttggaaaagatcgggctacgggtaatgtagccgaaacccctgctcaaatggtggaggaacaaagtcatgatcatgttggtgaaagtgatattggaggtgataattttgtttcttcaatgaaccaacaaagccaacaaagcaccccatctgaaaatagccaaagaaagaggaaaagagctgtgggaagttcaagtgatggaaccgaggcaattatcagtggactgaaagatttttatgttgaaagtgggaagatgatgcaaatggtaactgaagctttagttcaaggtactgcagatcatactgacatagctaatgaacttgaagcaatgggtctctctcctatggatcaaattgatgcattgtctcttattttggataaaccaaaaaatgtgggagtgttcagggcaatcaaaccggaactcaagaaagtgttcgtccaaagACTTTTAAGAGACAACGCAAgcggatga